One window of Curtobacterium sp. 458 genomic DNA carries:
- a CDS encoding VOC family protein, whose translation MPATDWKIELIMVPVSDVDRAREFYERIGFVIDHDQRVSDDVRFVQATPPGSACSIAFGEGIMSPDVPPGSLKSVQVVVPDADEALAHLQDLGVDAIGVDELAWGRFVFFRDPDGNAWTLQQLPPRP comes from the coding sequence ATGCCCGCGACCGACTGGAAGATCGAACTCATCATGGTCCCGGTCAGCGACGTCGACCGTGCCCGGGAGTTCTACGAGCGCATCGGGTTCGTCATCGACCACGACCAACGCGTCTCCGACGACGTCCGGTTCGTGCAGGCGACACCGCCCGGCTCGGCCTGCTCGATCGCGTTCGGCGAGGGGATCATGTCGCCGGACGTGCCGCCCGGGTCGCTGAAGTCGGTCCAGGTCGTCGTCCCGGACGCCGACGAGGCCCTCGCCCACCTGCAGGACCTCGGCGTCGACGCGATCGGGGTCGACGAGCTCGCCTGGGGCCGCTTCGTCTTCTTCCGCGACCCCGACGGCAACGCCTGGACGCTGCAGCAGCTCCCGCCGCGGCCCTGA
- a CDS encoding GNAT family N-acetyltransferase → MDDVVIRASRPTDMAAVADLRWRWSVDEDGVAPAVTPAEYRDAMRVFAAEHPDSHRCVVAERDGRVLAMAWLALNPRPPAPHRPRGRVAAELQTVYVHPDLRGAGVAGRLVERLLEIADEAGAERVVVHSSVVGERLYRRLGFDDARRLLQRPPED, encoded by the coding sequence ATGGACGACGTGGTGATCCGTGCCTCCCGGCCGACCGACATGGCGGCGGTCGCCGACCTGCGGTGGCGGTGGAGCGTCGACGAGGACGGCGTCGCCCCGGCGGTGACGCCGGCGGAGTACCGGGACGCGATGCGCGTCTTCGCGGCCGAGCACCCCGACTCGCACCGGTGCGTCGTCGCGGAACGGGACGGGCGGGTGCTCGCCATGGCGTGGCTCGCCCTGAACCCTCGGCCGCCGGCGCCGCACCGACCACGGGGCCGGGTGGCGGCCGAGCTCCAGACCGTGTACGTGCACCCGGACCTCCGGGGTGCCGGCGTCGCCGGGCGGCTCGTCGAGCGGCTGCTCGAGATCGCGGACGAGGCCGGAGCCGAACGCGTCGTGGTGCACTCGAGCGTCGTCGGCGAGCGGCTCTACCGGCGGCTCGGCTTCGACGACGCTCGACGGCTGCTGCAGCGGCCGCCCGAGGACTGA
- a CDS encoding hotdog fold thioesterase, protein MGELAEKMGMVITELTAERAVGTIPVEGNRQPVGLLHGGAYVVLAESLGSMAANVHAGPGRYAVGIELNASHSRSATSGTVTGTCTAIHLGNTLTTHEIVLTDDQGRRCSTVRITNMIRDAR, encoded by the coding sequence ATGGGCGAGCTCGCCGAGAAGATGGGCATGGTCATCACCGAGCTCACGGCCGAGCGCGCGGTCGGCACGATCCCGGTGGAGGGCAACCGCCAGCCCGTCGGCCTGCTGCACGGTGGCGCGTACGTCGTCCTCGCCGAGAGCCTCGGTTCGATGGCGGCGAACGTCCACGCCGGCCCCGGCCGCTACGCCGTCGGCATCGAGCTCAACGCCTCGCACTCCCGCAGCGCCACGAGCGGCACCGTCACCGGGACCTGCACCGCGATCCACCTCGGCAACACCCTCACCACGCACGAGATCGTCCTCACCGACGACCAGGGGCGGCGCTGCTCCACCGTGCGCATCACCAACATGATCCGCGACGCCCGCTGA
- the polA gene encoding DNA polymerase I: MSDSAKPTLMVIDGHSLAFRAFYALPVDSFVNREGQHTNAIHGFISMLLMLLQREKPTHLAVAFDISRFSFRTREYEDYKGTRSETPPEFKGQIPLLQQALEAMGITTVTKEDYEADDILATFARQGSEQGYQVYVVSGDRDSIQLVNDDVTLLYPSVRGVSELTRYDRDKVYERYGIEPHQYPDIAALVGETSDNLIGIDKVGEKTAVKWINQYGSLDGVLEHADEIKGVVGGNLREQKDRAIRNRKLNRLVNDVELPIGPADVALRPLDEQAVRDLFAKLQFRTLLDRVFKVAGTGEPSEGTATDGGVADGAPTPPKVTTIIDEELGYWLERKAKDAANGFGVAVEVIDGRLSAIGIATHDDAVLVPGGSGAKDYEQLAAWFASDAPKHFHDAKTAIKTLATVGFTVNGLAGDARILGWLAQPGKQGQPLADLVYQELGEELPTADPNQLVPETDPVNVGVHAWYVLRVTTAIRARLDESSLRVLDDIELPLVHVLAGMETTGVAIDRPVLTNLSHELGERAADLAQQAFAEIGHEVNLGSPKQLQEVLFTELAMPKTRKTKTGFSTDAASLADLQEQHPHPFLGLLLQHRDATKLRQIVDTLDAAIVDGRIHTRYEQTGSSTGRISSTDPNLQNIPVKTAVGRRVRSAFAVAEPYTTLITADYSQIEMRIMAHLSGDPGLIQAFNEGEDLHRFVGARVFGVEPADVSPEMRTKVKAMSYGLAYGLSAFGLSKQLRIEQSEARTLMTEYFARFGAVRDYLRNVVEQAREDGYTETIFGRRRPFPDLKSPNRVLRENAERAALNAPIQGSAADIMKIAMLGVAADLRDGDLESHLLLQVHDELILEVAPGEQDRVEEILRTRMGGAAELSVPLDVSVGVGPNWEAAAH, from the coding sequence GTGTCGGACTCCGCAAAGCCTACCCTCATGGTCATCGACGGCCACTCCCTCGCGTTCCGGGCGTTCTACGCGCTCCCGGTCGACAGTTTCGTGAACCGCGAGGGGCAGCACACGAACGCCATCCACGGCTTCATCTCGATGCTGCTCATGCTCCTGCAGCGCGAGAAGCCGACCCACCTCGCGGTCGCGTTCGACATCTCCCGGTTCTCGTTCCGCACCCGTGAGTACGAGGACTACAAGGGCACCCGCTCCGAGACCCCGCCTGAGTTCAAGGGCCAGATCCCGCTCCTGCAGCAGGCGCTCGAGGCCATGGGCATCACGACGGTCACGAAGGAGGACTACGAGGCCGACGACATCCTCGCCACCTTCGCCCGCCAGGGGTCGGAGCAGGGCTACCAGGTCTACGTCGTCTCCGGCGACCGCGACTCCATCCAGCTCGTGAACGACGACGTCACGCTGCTGTACCCGTCCGTCCGCGGCGTCTCGGAGCTCACCCGGTACGACCGCGACAAGGTGTACGAGCGCTACGGCATCGAACCGCACCAGTACCCGGACATCGCGGCCCTCGTCGGCGAGACCAGCGACAACCTCATCGGCATCGACAAGGTCGGCGAGAAGACCGCCGTCAAGTGGATCAACCAGTACGGGTCGCTCGACGGCGTGCTCGAGCACGCCGACGAGATCAAGGGCGTCGTCGGCGGCAACCTCCGCGAGCAGAAGGACCGCGCGATCCGGAACCGCAAGCTCAACCGACTCGTGAACGACGTCGAGCTGCCGATCGGGCCGGCGGACGTCGCACTCCGCCCCCTCGACGAGCAGGCGGTCCGCGACCTCTTCGCGAAGCTCCAGTTCCGCACCCTCCTCGACCGCGTGTTCAAGGTCGCGGGCACGGGGGAGCCGTCCGAGGGCACCGCGACCGACGGCGGTGTGGCCGACGGAGCTCCGACGCCGCCGAAGGTCACGACGATCATCGACGAAGAGCTGGGCTACTGGCTCGAGCGCAAGGCGAAGGACGCTGCGAACGGCTTCGGCGTCGCGGTCGAGGTCATCGACGGCCGCCTCAGCGCGATCGGCATCGCCACGCACGACGACGCCGTGCTCGTCCCCGGCGGCAGCGGCGCGAAGGACTACGAGCAGCTCGCGGCGTGGTTCGCCTCCGACGCGCCGAAGCACTTCCACGACGCGAAGACCGCGATCAAGACGCTCGCCACGGTCGGCTTCACGGTGAACGGGCTCGCCGGCGACGCCCGCATCCTCGGGTGGTTGGCGCAGCCCGGCAAGCAGGGGCAGCCCCTCGCCGACCTCGTCTACCAGGAGCTCGGCGAGGAACTCCCCACCGCCGACCCGAACCAGCTCGTGCCCGAGACCGACCCGGTCAACGTCGGCGTCCACGCCTGGTACGTCCTCCGGGTGACGACGGCGATCCGGGCACGCCTCGACGAGTCCTCGCTGCGGGTGCTCGACGACATCGAGCTGCCGCTCGTGCACGTCCTCGCCGGCATGGAGACCACGGGCGTCGCGATCGACCGGCCCGTGCTCACGAACCTGTCGCACGAGCTCGGGGAGCGCGCTGCCGACCTCGCCCAGCAGGCCTTCGCAGAGATCGGGCACGAGGTGAACCTCGGATCGCCGAAGCAGCTCCAGGAGGTCCTGTTCACCGAGCTCGCGATGCCGAAGACCCGCAAGACCAAGACCGGGTTCTCGACCGATGCCGCCAGCCTCGCCGACCTGCAGGAGCAGCACCCGCACCCGTTCCTCGGCCTGCTGCTGCAGCACCGTGACGCGACGAAGCTCCGGCAGATCGTGGACACCCTCGACGCGGCGATCGTCGACGGCCGCATCCACACCCGGTACGAGCAGACCGGCAGCAGCACGGGCCGCATCTCCTCGACCGACCCGAACCTGCAGAACATCCCGGTGAAGACCGCCGTCGGCCGTCGGGTCCGCTCGGCGTTCGCGGTGGCCGAGCCGTACACGACGCTCATCACGGCCGACTACTCGCAGATCGAGATGCGGATCATGGCGCACCTCTCCGGCGACCCGGGGCTCATCCAGGCGTTCAACGAGGGCGAGGACCTCCACCGCTTCGTCGGCGCCCGTGTGTTCGGCGTCGAGCCGGCCGACGTGTCGCCCGAGATGCGGACGAAGGTCAAGGCGATGTCGTACGGCCTCGCCTACGGCCTGAGCGCCTTCGGCCTGTCGAAGCAGCTGCGCATCGAGCAGTCCGAGGCCCGAACGCTCATGACCGAGTACTTCGCCCGCTTCGGCGCCGTCCGCGACTACCTCCGCAACGTGGTCGAGCAGGCACGCGAAGACGGCTACACCGAGACGATCTTCGGCCGCCGCCGGCCCTTCCCGGACCTCAAGAGCCCGAACCGCGTCCTGCGCGAGAACGCCGAGCGTGCCGCACTCAACGCGCCGATCCAGGGTTCCGCCGCCGACATCATGAAGATCGCGATGCTCGGCGTCGCGGCCGACCTGCGGGACGGCGACCTCGAGTCGCACCTGCTCCTCCAGGTGCACGACGAGCTCATCCTCGAGGTCGCTCCC
- a CDS encoding HAMP domain-containing sensor histidine kinase — MSKDLAAPGRPLRTTSLRLRTVVAVTVLLAVLLAGLVVAVEAVLGARLTAQVEDRLRDRASAAAALVGVLDADDLADRLSAQGLSVRIVEPDGAAVEAGPTPDQLRNGPPDPGGLPGPAAKADASGTGRSAATGSSAAGSASTSTAGTRITSSSVQDDDGVLTLRSDLADGTHITLTAGTRDVQETLTQLGWVMGGASAAFLGVAVVGLVLVVRRTMRPLDEMTGAARSIASGDRGRRLRPERTDTEIGRVALAFDEMLDAVEGAEAKAVAAEERVRGFLSDAAHELRTPVAGVRAAADTLVRNGAADPGTNEELAVHVVRQADRAARLVDDMLTMARLDRGIALDRRPTDLGPWLVAEVDRLRLRLPATTVDATVPEHAVVADVDPDRLAQVVGNLVDNAARATGPSGTVRLTLTEESGEAVVRVEDDGPGIPASERERVFDRLVRLEASRDVRSGGAGLGLPIARGIAEAHGGTLAHADSRRGVDGLGGAVFDLRVLLA, encoded by the coding sequence GTGAGCAAGGACCTCGCCGCTCCCGGTCGACCGCTCCGCACCACCTCCCTCCGGCTCCGCACCGTCGTCGCCGTCACCGTGCTGCTGGCCGTCCTGCTCGCGGGACTCGTCGTCGCGGTCGAGGCCGTCCTCGGTGCCCGGCTCACCGCCCAGGTCGAGGACCGCCTGCGCGACCGCGCGTCGGCGGCCGCCGCACTCGTGGGGGTGCTGGACGCCGACGACCTCGCCGACCGGCTGTCGGCGCAGGGACTCTCGGTCCGCATCGTCGAGCCCGACGGTGCCGCCGTCGAGGCCGGTCCCACGCCGGACCAGCTGCGGAACGGCCCGCCGGACCCCGGGGGTCTGCCGGGCCCCGCGGCGAAGGCGGACGCCTCGGGCACTGGGCGATCCGCGGCGACCGGATCGTCCGCAGCAGGGTCCGCCAGCACGTCGACGGCCGGCACACGGATCACCTCGTCCTCGGTGCAGGACGACGACGGCGTGCTCACGCTCCGGTCGGACCTCGCCGACGGGACGCACATCACCCTCACCGCCGGGACCCGTGACGTGCAGGAGACCCTCACACAGCTCGGCTGGGTGATGGGCGGCGCGTCCGCGGCCTTCCTCGGGGTCGCGGTCGTCGGTCTCGTCCTCGTGGTCCGGCGCACGATGCGACCGCTCGACGAGATGACCGGGGCGGCGCGCTCGATCGCCTCCGGGGACCGCGGCCGACGACTCCGGCCGGAGCGGACGGACACCGAGATCGGACGGGTCGCGCTCGCGTTCGACGAGATGCTCGACGCCGTCGAGGGTGCGGAGGCGAAGGCCGTCGCCGCCGAGGAACGGGTGCGCGGGTTCCTCTCCGACGCCGCGCACGAGCTCCGGACACCCGTCGCAGGTGTCCGGGCCGCCGCCGACACCCTCGTCCGGAACGGTGCCGCGGACCCCGGGACGAACGAGGAGCTCGCGGTCCACGTCGTCCGGCAGGCGGACCGCGCGGCCCGGCTCGTCGACGACATGCTCACGATGGCCCGGCTCGACCGGGGGATCGCGCTCGACCGGCGCCCGACCGACCTCGGGCCGTGGCTCGTGGCGGAGGTCGACCGGCTGCGGCTCCGGTTGCCCGCCACCACCGTCGACGCGACCGTGCCCGAGCACGCGGTGGTCGCCGACGTCGACCCGGACCGGCTCGCGCAGGTCGTCGGCAACCTCGTCGACAACGCCGCACGGGCCACGGGGCCGAGCGGGACCGTCCGCCTCACCCTGACGGAGGAGTCGGGGGAGGCCGTCGTCCGGGTCGAGGACGACGGGCCCGGCATCCCGGCGTCCGAACGGGAGCGGGTGTTCGACCGGCTCGTGCGGCTCGAGGCCTCCCGCGACGTCCGTTCCGGCGGTGCCGGGCTCGGGTTGCCGATCGCCCGGGGCATCGCCGAGGCCCACGGCGGGACGCTCGCGCACGCCGACAGCCGTCGCGGTGTCGACGGTCTCGGCGGCGCCGTGTTCGACCTGCGGGTGCTGCTAGCCTGA
- a CDS encoding response regulator transcription factor: protein MNAPARILVVEDDDSLRTAVATSLRAEGFVVAGAPDGRTIAEDLDRTAPDLVLLDWMLPGPSGILLAARIRARSDAAVVMTTARDELDDRLRGFAEGADDYVVKPFAMAELVARVTAVLRRRGRIPSVIEVGDLVLDPDASTVRRAGVVLDLTATEFRLLRFLAESRGRTVSKAQITTQVWGYEDIAPNVVEVHLSALRRKMEAHGPRLVHTVRGLGYRLAVDRGAA from the coding sequence GTGAACGCACCAGCACGCATCCTCGTGGTCGAGGACGACGACTCCCTCCGGACCGCGGTGGCGACGAGCCTCCGCGCCGAGGGCTTCGTCGTCGCCGGGGCCCCGGACGGCCGCACCATCGCCGAGGACCTCGACCGGACGGCCCCCGACCTCGTGCTCCTCGACTGGATGCTCCCCGGGCCGAGCGGCATCCTGCTCGCCGCGCGCATCCGTGCCCGCTCGGACGCCGCCGTGGTGATGACGACCGCGCGCGACGAGCTCGACGACCGGCTGCGCGGGTTCGCCGAGGGTGCGGACGACTACGTCGTGAAGCCGTTCGCGATGGCCGAACTCGTCGCCCGCGTCACGGCGGTGCTGCGCCGACGCGGACGGATCCCGTCGGTGATCGAGGTGGGTGACCTCGTGCTCGACCCCGACGCCTCGACCGTCCGACGGGCCGGCGTCGTGCTCGACCTCACCGCGACGGAGTTCCGGCTCCTCCGGTTCCTCGCCGAGAGCCGCGGCCGCACGGTCTCGAAGGCGCAGATCACGACCCAGGTGTGGGGCTACGAGGACATCGCCCCGAACGTGGTCGAGGTCCACCTCAGCGCACTGCGTCGGAAGATGGAGGCCCACGGCCCTCGGCTCGTGCACACCGTGCGCGGGCTCGGCTACCGGCTCGCGGTCGACCGGGGTGCCGCGTGA
- a CDS encoding response regulator: MSDTEATPAAPRRVVVAEDESLIRLDIVEILRDNGFDVVGEAGDGETAVQLATDLRPDLVVMDVKMPQLDGISAAEKLSKNHIAPVVLLTAFSQKDLVERATEAGALAYVVKPFTPNDLLPAIEIALSRHQQIITLEAEVADLVERFETRKLVDRAKGLLNEKMGLTEPEAFRWIQKASMDRRLTMHDVAKAIIEQLSAKK; this comes from the coding sequence GTGAGTGACACAGAAGCAACCCCAGCAGCACCGCGTCGCGTCGTCGTCGCCGAGGACGAGTCGCTCATCCGCCTCGACATCGTCGAGATCCTCCGCGACAACGGCTTCGACGTCGTCGGTGAGGCGGGCGACGGCGAGACCGCCGTGCAGCTCGCCACCGACCTCCGTCCCGACCTCGTCGTCATGGACGTCAAGATGCCCCAGCTCGACGGCATCTCCGCGGCCGAGAAGCTCTCCAAGAACCACATCGCTCCGGTGGTCCTCCTCACGGCGTTCAGCCAGAAGGACCTCGTCGAGCGCGCGACCGAGGCCGGCGCCCTCGCCTACGTCGTCAAGCCGTTCACGCCGAACGACCTGCTCCCCGCGATCGAGATCGCCCTCTCGCGCCACCAGCAGATCATCACGCTCGAGGCCGAGGTCGCCGACCTCGTCGAGCGCTTCGAGACCCGCAAGCTCGTCGACCGCGCCAAGGGCCTCCTCAACGAGAAGATGGGCCTCACCGAGCCCGAGGCGTTCCGGTGGATCCAGAAGGCGTCGATGGACCGCCGTCTGACCATGCACGACGTCGCCAAGGCGATCATCGAGCAGCTGAGCGCCAAGAAGTAG